CATGACGTGACCGAGATACATCACGGCCACGCGGTCGCAGATGTGGCGAACGACCGAGAGGTCGTGAGCGATGAACAGGTAGGTGAGTCCGAACTCCTCCTGCAAGTCTTCGAGGAGGTTCAGAATCTGCGCCTGCACGGACACGTCCAGCGCACTCACCGGTTCGTCCAGCACGACGAACTCCGGTTCGAGTGCCAGCGCCCGGGCGATGCCGATGCGTTGGCGTTGCCCGCCGGAGAACTGGTGGGGGTACCGGTAGTAGTGTTCCGGTTGGAGTCCCACTACGTCGAGCAGTTCCCGAACCCGTTCGCGCCGTTCCTGTGGCGTGTTCCAGTCGTGAACGTCGAGCGGTTCGCGGATGATTTCCCCGATAGTCAGCCGGTCGTTGAGGCTGGATTCGGGGTCCTGGAACACCATCTGGCTGTTGCGTCGCCAGTCTTTGAGGTCCGACCCGGACAGTTCCGTAATGTCGGTGCCATCGAACAGCACTTCGCCGTCGGTGGCGTTTTCCAACTGGATGAGCGTCCGGCCGAGGGTCGTCTTCCCACAGCCAGATTCGCCGACGAGACCCAGCGTCTCGCCGCGCTTGATGTTGAAGTCTACGCCGTCAACCGCTTTGACGGGGTTGGAGTCGATGATGCCGCCATCGCCGTAGTACGTCTTGAGTTCGTTGATCTCGACGAGCGTCTCGCCGGTCGA
The sequence above is a segment of the Halorussus halophilus genome. Coding sequences within it:
- a CDS encoding ABC transporter ATP-binding protein, coding for MSEQIQEQESVSVSTGETLVEINELKTYYGDGGIIDSNPVKAVDGVDFNIKRGETLGLVGESGCGKTTLGRTLIQLENATDGEVLFDGTDITELSGSDLKDWRRNSQMVFQDPESSLNDRLTIGEIIREPLDVHDWNTPQERRERVRELLDVVGLQPEHYYRYPHQFSGGQRQRIGIARALALEPEFVVLDEPVSALDVSVQAQILNLLEDLQEEFGLTYLFIAHDLSVVRHICDRVAVMYLGHVMELGETEELFQNPKNPYTHSLLSAIPEPDPTANKDRITLRGTPPSPRDPPQGCPFTTRCPMKIRPEKYQNMDPELWVAIEVFREVLRERSRAEKSLTDQAKEMLGMETRYSDIGEIQQELFAELNVPSEVQQHIEKAATLVENNDEQGARDYLFEEFGSVCDRESPSDHEVSASGRFSHCHRHENEHTEPDEFTPYTER